The Comamonas testosteroni genome contains the following window.
TCATGGTGCGCTTTCGTCCCTCGCTGCGTGCGCATGGCCTGACCGAGCAGCAATGGCGCGTGCTGCGCATCATGTGGGTGGCCGACAAGCGCCTGCGTCCCATGGAGCTGTCGCAGCTGACCTTCATCAGCATGCCCAGTCTCTCGCGCCTGCTCAAGACGCTGGAAGGACGCCTGCTCATCAAGCGCGGCCGCCATGTAGCCGATCTGCGGGGCTCCGAGTTTGCCCTCACGCCAGCCGGCCAGGAGATGGTGGCCCAGATCGTGCCGCACTTCGAGACCATCTACACCGAGATCGAGGCGCAACTGGGCAGCGCCGAGAGCGAGCAGCTGTTCCGCATCCTCGAGCATGTGGTGCAAAGCCTGGGCCTGCCCGGCGAAGACGAGCTGGGCCAGGACTGAGGCGCCGGCCACGGCACAATGCAGTCATGAGTGCTGCGATCGCCGTCATCGACTTTGAAACCACGGGCATGACGCCCGCCCAGGGCGCCAGGGCCACCGAGGTGGCCATCGTGCTGCTGGAGCAGGGTCGCGTGGTGGACCGTTTCCAGAGCCTGATGCAGACCGGGGCCTGGGTCTCGCCCTTCATCACCGAACTCACCGGTATCACCAACGCCATGCTGCGCACGGCGCCGCCCGCCGCCGAGGTGATGCGCGATGCGGCCCGCTTTGTGGGCGGCGCGCCCATGGTGGCCCACAACGCATCGTTCGACAGCAAGTTCTGGCAGGCCGAGCTGGCGCTGGCGGGCGAAGCCGCCCCCCAGCTGTTTGCCTGCACCGTGCTGCTGTCGCGCCGCATCTATCCCCAGGCGCCCAGTCACAGCCTGGGCAATCTGGCGCGTTATCTGCACCTGCCTTCCACGGGGCGTGCCCACCGGGCGCTGGCCGATGCCGAGATGGCGGCGGCCCTGCTGGCCCGCATGCAGCAGGACCTGTGCGAGCGCCATGCCCTGCCCTGGCCCGAACATGCGCTGCTGATGCAGCTGCAACGCTGCAGCAAGGCCAAGGTCGGCGGCTGGCTGGCGCAGCAAGCCGGTCAGGGGCTGCTGGCAGCCCAGACCCAGGATTGATGAAGATTTGGCCTGCAGGCCTTTTCAATCCTGCGTCAGAAGCTATCAAAATTGAAGACTCTGGCCTTAAGCCCTTACGGATTGTGACCGGCAAGGTTCAAGTTGATAATTGATCAAGTCCTGCAGATGCTCCTTGTATCTGCTGATCTTGAACCGTGGCGCGCCGTTGTGGTCGCTGACTTGAGCTCTGAATTTCGTGAACTCCGCCTTGCCTACCTCCGTCCTGCGTTCGGCCTTGCCTTTCTCGCAGCGCGAATTTCGCGATGCGCTGGGGCAATTTGCCACCGGCGTGACCATCATCACGGCGCGCAGTGCAGAGGGCCATGCGGTGGGCTCCACGGTCAGCTCCTTCAACGCACTGTCGTTGGCGCCCTCGCTGGTGTTATGGAGCCTGGGTCTGAAGGCCAACTCACTGCCCGTGTTCCGGCACTGCACGCATTACGCGATCCATGTGCTGGCGGCTTCGCAAAAGCCGCTGGCCGAGCTGTTTGCGCGCAAGGGTGCGGACCGTTTCAGCCATACGCCGCATCATGACTCCGAGCATGGCGTGCCGCTGCTGGAGGGCTGCAGCGCGGTCTTCGAGTGCCGCAATCTGCGCCAGCATGAGGAGGGCGATCATCTGCTCTTCATTGGCGAGGTGGATCGCTGCGAGCACCATAC
Protein-coding sequences here:
- a CDS encoding PolC-type DNA polymerase III, whose product is MSAAIAVIDFETTGMTPAQGARATEVAIVLLEQGRVVDRFQSLMQTGAWVSPFITELTGITNAMLRTAPPAAEVMRDAARFVGGAPMVAHNASFDSKFWQAELALAGEAAPQLFACTVLLSRRIYPQAPSHSLGNLARYLHLPSTGRAHRALADAEMAAALLARMQQDLCERHALPWPEHALLMQLQRCSKAKVGGWLAQQAGQGLLAAQTQD
- a CDS encoding flavin reductase family protein, which codes for MNSALPTSVLRSALPFSQREFRDALGQFATGVTIITARSAEGHAVGSTVSSFNALSLAPSLVLWSLGLKANSLPVFRHCTHYAIHVLAASQKPLAELFARKGADRFSHTPHHDSEHGVPLLEGCSAVFECRNLRQHEEGDHLLFIGEVDRCEHHTDRAPLLYHSGHMHAHGFVK
- the hpaR gene encoding homoprotocatechuate degradation operon regulator HpaR, giving the protein MIQHDITPALETSRSFARSLPMALLKAREAVMVRFRPSLRAHGLTEQQWRVLRIMWVADKRLRPMELSQLTFISMPSLSRLLKTLEGRLLIKRGRHVADLRGSEFALTPAGQEMVAQIVPHFETIYTEIEAQLGSAESEQLFRILEHVVQSLGLPGEDELGQD